From Streptomyces cyaneogriseus subsp. noncyanogenus, the proteins below share one genomic window:
- a CDS encoding hydrolytic protein, translating to MTPSAPSSGAGAPGLDIPAVTVVPGETAMTTVTVRNDSDIVEAYSLEVVGDCASWATVEPARVSLYPGTSETVTIRLQPPRSPEIRAGEVALGVRVLPAEHPESVRVLETTVTIEAFHELHTELAPRRRRGWLRGRYRLAVRNQGNTPVRVGFTPGQAGDELGFAFTPADRGLEPGETAEIGLRVRRGAPVWFGAPAVWPFTVDVAERTDDEAETPQDPTAVRPPLDAEFVQIPVFPRWLLIVLAALIALLLAWFTLVRPAVRSAAEEAATEAVQPRPTPAGGEAGQTPDAGRGGGAGTGAGGQETGAGAGTGAGPGAGGTATGPGGSAEGAGGAIGAGQQSSATIDLETSTGRTETGTYQVPRDSVFQVTDIVVANFQGDEGVLTISFGDRKITTIALETFRNQDYHWVTPIKIPENDTVTIEVTCEKPGTPANGRQARGCHEVLNVSGVLSRITQ from the coding sequence GTGACGCCTTCTGCACCCTCTTCCGGCGCCGGTGCGCCCGGCCTCGACATCCCGGCCGTCACGGTGGTGCCCGGCGAGACGGCCATGACCACGGTGACGGTCCGCAACGACAGCGACATCGTCGAGGCGTACTCCCTGGAGGTCGTCGGCGACTGCGCTTCCTGGGCCACCGTGGAACCCGCGCGGGTCTCCCTGTATCCGGGCACCTCCGAGACGGTGACGATCCGTCTGCAACCGCCCCGGTCGCCGGAGATCCGGGCCGGCGAGGTGGCCCTCGGGGTACGTGTCCTCCCGGCGGAGCACCCCGAGTCCGTACGCGTCCTCGAAACGACCGTGACCATCGAGGCGTTCCACGAACTGCACACCGAGCTGGCCCCCCGCCGACGGCGCGGCTGGCTTCGCGGCCGCTACCGGCTGGCCGTCCGCAACCAGGGGAACACGCCGGTACGGGTGGGCTTCACCCCCGGCCAGGCCGGTGACGAACTCGGGTTCGCCTTCACCCCGGCGGATCGGGGGCTCGAGCCGGGGGAAACGGCGGAGATCGGCCTGCGCGTCCGCCGGGGCGCGCCGGTGTGGTTCGGCGCCCCGGCGGTGTGGCCCTTCACCGTGGACGTCGCCGAGCGGACCGACGACGAGGCGGAGACGCCGCAGGACCCGACGGCCGTCCGGCCCCCGCTGGACGCGGAGTTCGTCCAGATCCCGGTCTTCCCGCGGTGGCTGCTCATCGTGCTCGCCGCGCTGATCGCGCTGCTGCTCGCCTGGTTCACCCTGGTGCGTCCCGCCGTGCGCAGCGCCGCCGAGGAGGCCGCCACCGAGGCCGTCCAGCCCCGGCCCACACCGGCCGGGGGTGAGGCCGGGCAGACTCCGGACGCCGGGCGCGGCGGTGGGGCCGGCACCGGGGCCGGCGGGCAGGAGACCGGCGCGGGCGCCGGCACGGGGGCCGGGCCGGGCGCGGGCGGCACGGCGACCGGACCGGGCGGTTCCGCCGAGGGGGCGGGCGGCGCCATCGGCGCCGGCCAGCAGAGTTCGGCCACCATCGACCTGGAGACGTCCACCGGACGGACCGAGACCGGCACCTACCAGGTGCCCAGGGACAGCGTCTTCCAGGTGACGGACATCGTCGTCGCCAACTTCCAGGGCGACGAGGGGGTGCTGACCATCAGCTTCGGGGACCGGAAGATCACCACCATCGCGCTGGAGACCTTCCGCAACCAGGACTACCACTGGGTGACCCCCATCAAGATCCCCGAGAACGACACGGTGACCATCGAAGTGACCTGCGAGAAGCCGGGCACACCGGCCAATGGCCGCCAGGCCCGGGGATGTCACGAGGTATTGAACGTGAGCGGGGTCCTGAGCCGCATCACGCAATAA
- a CDS encoding NAD(P)/FAD-dependent oxidoreductase — MSAARQRIAVIGASAAGLAAAEGLRRLGWDGVITLVGDEPHPPYDRPPLSKQVLSGAWPPERTTLRDPGRLAALGLDLRLGTRAVAYDPALRHVTLDDGERTVLECAGVVAATGVRARTLPGTEGVEGVHVLRTLRDALALRRRLAEPGRRLAVVGSGVLGAEVAAAARGLGHRVALVGAQDTPMERVLGREVGALLAEVHRAHGVTLYPGRTVTAIAADGGRARGVELADGTFVEADDVLVAIGSEPAVDWLRGPAAPDLSDGLGCDRYCAAAPGLYGAGDVARWYHPGLGRHIRIEHRMNAGEQGLAAARNLLAELDGERFGERRPFEPVPYFWSDQYDLKLHAYGVLAGAVRTEVLRLGEDPLRLAALYGGPDRVTGVLGIGLTPRQARSLRPLAAGPGTWEEAVARLGETVAA; from the coding sequence ATGAGCGCCGCCCGCCAACGCATCGCCGTGATCGGCGCGTCGGCGGCCGGACTCGCCGCGGCCGAGGGGCTGCGCCGGCTGGGCTGGGACGGCGTGATCACCCTCGTCGGCGACGAGCCGCACCCGCCGTACGACCGGCCGCCGCTGTCCAAGCAGGTGCTGTCCGGCGCGTGGCCGCCCGAGCGCACCACGCTGCGCGACCCCGGCCGGCTCGCCGCCCTCGGGCTCGACCTGCGGCTGGGCACCCGGGCCGTCGCCTACGACCCGGCGCTGCGCCACGTCACGCTGGACGACGGTGAGCGGACCGTCCTGGAGTGCGCGGGCGTCGTCGCCGCCACCGGGGTGCGCGCCCGCACCCTGCCCGGCACCGAGGGCGTCGAGGGCGTGCACGTGCTGCGCACCCTCCGGGACGCCCTCGCCCTGCGGCGGCGGCTCGCCGAGCCGGGCCGCCGGCTCGCGGTCGTGGGCAGCGGTGTGCTCGGCGCCGAGGTTGCCGCCGCGGCCCGCGGGCTCGGGCACCGGGTGGCGCTCGTCGGCGCCCAGGACACGCCGATGGAGCGCGTCCTGGGCCGCGAGGTCGGCGCACTGCTCGCCGAGGTCCACCGCGCCCACGGCGTCACCCTGTACCCGGGCCGCACGGTCACCGCGATCGCCGCGGACGGCGGGCGGGCGCGGGGAGTGGAACTGGCCGACGGCACCTTCGTGGAGGCCGACGACGTCCTGGTCGCCATCGGCTCCGAACCGGCCGTCGACTGGCTGCGCGGCCCCGCCGCCCCGGACCTGTCCGACGGGCTGGGCTGCGACCGCTACTGTGCCGCCGCGCCCGGCCTCTACGGCGCCGGCGACGTCGCCCGCTGGTACCACCCCGGCCTGGGGCGGCACATCCGGATCGAGCACCGGATGAACGCCGGCGAGCAGGGACTGGCCGCCGCCCGCAACCTCCTGGCCGAACTGGACGGCGAACGTTTCGGGGAGCGGCGCCCGTTCGAGCCGGTCCCGTACTTCTGGTCCGACCAGTACGACCTGAAGCTGCACGCCTACGGCGTCCTCGCCGGGGCCGTGCGGACCGAGGTGCTGCGCCTGGGCGAGGACCCGCTGCGGCTGGCCGCGCTCTACGGCGGTCCGGACCGGGTCACCGGCGTTCTCGGCATCGGCCTGACGCCCCGTCAGGCCCGGTCCCTGAGGCCGCTGGCCGCCGGTCCCGGCACCTGGGAGGAGGCCGTCGCGCGGCTCGGGGAGACGGTCGCCGCCTGA
- a CDS encoding helix-turn-helix transcriptional regulator, with product MPTQARTTRWTPRNGRPDRVTVAVRAADEILRVGVVQQLRPCPEVELLDGADAERAQATLVVVDSVDDDVAALLHRLRRNTATRTGLVVGSLGSGSLQRVLECGVAAVLRRGEADQDRLLHLVLAMANGEGVLPGDLLGKLLTHVGSLQRSTPDTRGLSLSTLTTREAEMLRLVSEGLDTAEIARKTSYSERTVKNVLHEIITRLNLRNRAHAVGYALRNDLI from the coding sequence ATGCCCACCCAGGCCCGCACCACGCGCTGGACGCCCCGCAACGGCCGTCCGGACCGGGTGACCGTGGCCGTCCGAGCCGCCGACGAGATACTGCGCGTGGGCGTGGTCCAGCAGTTGCGTCCGTGTCCGGAGGTGGAACTGCTCGACGGCGCCGACGCGGAGCGGGCCCAGGCGACGCTGGTGGTGGTCGACAGCGTCGACGACGACGTGGCGGCCCTGCTGCACCGGCTGCGGCGCAACACCGCCACCCGTACGGGGCTCGTGGTGGGCTCCCTCGGGTCCGGCTCGCTGCAACGCGTCCTCGAGTGCGGCGTGGCGGCGGTGCTGCGGCGCGGCGAGGCCGACCAGGACCGGCTGCTGCACCTGGTCCTGGCGATGGCCAACGGCGAGGGGGTGCTGCCCGGCGACCTGCTCGGCAAGCTGCTCACCCACGTGGGCAGCCTGCAGCGCTCCACGCCCGACACCCGGGGGCTGTCACTGTCCACGCTGACCACCCGCGAGGCGGAGATGCTGCGCCTGGTGTCGGAGGGCCTGGACACCGCGGAGATCGCCCGCAAGACCTCGTACTCCGAACGGACCGTCAAGAACGTGCTGCACGAGATCATCACGCGGCTCAATCTGCGCAACCGGGCCCACGCGGTCGGTTACGCGCTGCGCAACGACCTGATCTGA